In Phragmitibacter flavus, the following are encoded in one genomic region:
- a CDS encoding citrate synthase codes for MAVVSKGLEGVVAAETELGEVKGQEGILYYCGYDINELAGHVSYEEVVYLLFHNRLPNRYELDKLTTALRAERELPQGVIDFLTRAPKDAKPIDIMRTAVSMLGCYNVSRHDLAMSENMATAIRLVSQVGVIAAYFHRARQGLDLPPVRKDLSEAAHFLYLITGEVPSKEAEATLDVAYVLHAEHGFNASTFTARVVASTLSDMYSAISAAIGALKGPLHGGANEGVIHMLEEIGSPDKVDAWVEDALAQKKKIMGIGHRVYKVLDPRAPHLKTMAIKLSNELGEAKWIQMSERIATIMRERKGLNANVDFYSATVYYSLGIPTDLFTPIFAISRMSGWTAHVLEQWKDNRLFRPLSEYVGKPYGQKVLPIDER; via the coding sequence ATGGCCGTGGTATCCAAAGGACTCGAAGGCGTCGTTGCCGCAGAAACAGAACTCGGTGAAGTCAAAGGACAGGAAGGCATCCTGTATTATTGTGGCTACGACATCAATGAACTCGCCGGCCACGTCAGCTACGAGGAAGTCGTCTACCTCCTGTTCCACAACCGCCTGCCCAACCGCTACGAACTCGACAAACTCACCACCGCCCTGCGCGCCGAACGTGAGCTTCCCCAAGGCGTCATTGACTTCCTGACCCGCGCCCCCAAAGACGCCAAACCCATCGACATCATGCGCACCGCCGTATCGATGCTCGGCTGCTACAACGTTTCGCGCCACGACCTCGCCATGTCGGAAAACATGGCCACCGCCATCCGCCTCGTCTCCCAGGTTGGCGTCATCGCCGCTTATTTCCACCGCGCCCGTCAGGGCCTCGACCTCCCACCGGTTCGCAAAGACCTCAGCGAAGCCGCCCACTTCCTCTACCTCATCACCGGCGAAGTCCCCAGCAAGGAAGCCGAAGCCACCCTCGACGTTGCCTACGTGCTCCACGCCGAGCACGGTTTCAACGCCTCCACCTTCACCGCCCGCGTGGTCGCCTCCACCTTGAGCGACATGTATTCCGCCATCTCCGCCGCCATCGGAGCCCTCAAAGGCCCCCTCCACGGCGGTGCCAACGAAGGCGTCATCCACATGCTCGAAGAAATCGGCTCGCCCGACAAAGTCGACGCCTGGGTCGAAGACGCCCTTGCGCAGAAGAAAAAGATCATGGGCATCGGTCACCGCGTCTACAAGGTCCTCGACCCACGCGCCCCTCATTTGAAAACCATGGCGATCAAGTTGAGCAACGAGCTCGGCGAAGCCAAATGGATCCAAATGTCCGAACGCATCGCCACCATCATGCGCGAACGCAAAGGCCTCAACGCCAACGTCGACTTCTACTCCGCCACCGTCTATTACAGCCTCGGCATCCCCACCGACCTCTTCACCCCCATCTTTGCCATCTCCCGCATGAGCGGCTGGACCGCCCATGTGCTTGAGCAATGGAAAGACAACCGTCTCTTCCGCCCCCTTTCCGAATACGTCGGCAAACCCTACGGCCAAAAAGTCCTCCCCATCGACGAACGCTAA
- a CDS encoding cytochrome P450 — MSAVIPPLDLSHPDVWIDPYPIYRHYRESAPVHFVPQAAGSGSELQAGRYIVTRHADVVAGMRHRGLVRNVRSSQWDETKNAIPVEHLALARTCREWVIFTDPPEHGRLRQPINRVCNGVEVSDFREWVADEAGRVAGGLPAAGVVDVVGEYAAVLTSQLVANLLGLLEGMLTQELDTALTCIQMVMSNRYDRDRLSEASAHMARFCEELEKTICKPVEDRAEAMLLEGLLKEAAVSGLPPHQVRSTAILLLMAARDNVRNTIGSAVLNLLRHPPSWEWLRSNLTPEAAANAVEEVLRFEPPVQFMSRHASEDLEFAGAKIQKGQGVTFCLAAANRDPAVYENPEVFDWRREPGKSAAFGFGIHQCPGDRLARIMIEEALKALLTRWDQPRLAIAQDQLAWQKSMVFRGLAVLPVEI; from the coding sequence ATGAGTGCCGTCATCCCCCCCTTGGATCTATCTCATCCCGATGTGTGGATTGATCCTTATCCAATCTATCGTCATTACCGTGAGAGCGCCCCGGTTCACTTCGTGCCTCAGGCGGCTGGTTCAGGATCAGAATTGCAGGCTGGCCGATATATTGTTACCCGGCATGCGGACGTGGTGGCGGGGATGCGACATCGGGGGCTGGTCCGCAATGTTCGAAGCAGTCAATGGGACGAGACCAAAAATGCGATCCCGGTTGAACATCTTGCCCTGGCAAGAACTTGCCGGGAATGGGTGATTTTCACTGATCCGCCGGAGCACGGGCGGTTGCGGCAACCGATCAACCGGGTCTGCAATGGGGTGGAGGTGTCAGATTTTCGTGAGTGGGTGGCCGACGAGGCGGGGCGCGTGGCGGGAGGCCTGCCCGCAGCTGGAGTAGTAGATGTGGTGGGTGAATACGCGGCGGTGCTTACCAGCCAGTTGGTGGCGAATTTGCTGGGTTTACTGGAGGGCATGTTGACGCAGGAGCTGGATACGGCGTTGACCTGCATCCAGATGGTGATGTCGAATCGGTATGATAGGGACCGGCTATCGGAAGCCAGTGCGCACATGGCCCGATTCTGCGAAGAGCTGGAGAAGACGATCTGCAAACCGGTGGAGGACCGGGCGGAGGCGATGCTGCTGGAGGGTTTGCTGAAGGAGGCGGCGGTGTCGGGGCTACCGCCGCATCAGGTGCGATCCACGGCAATTCTGCTGTTGATGGCGGCCCGCGACAATGTGCGGAATACGATTGGCAGTGCGGTGTTGAACCTGCTTCGGCATCCGCCCAGTTGGGAATGGTTGCGGAGTAACCTTACGCCGGAAGCGGCGGCGAATGCGGTGGAAGAGGTGCTGCGATTTGAACCGCCGGTGCAGTTCATGTCGAGGCATGCGAGCGAGGATCTGGAGTTTGCGGGGGCAAAAATTCAGAAAGGTCAAGGGGTGACCTTTTGCCTGGCCGCGGCCAATCGCGATCCGGCGGTGTATGAGAATCCCGAGGTTTTTGATTGGCGACGGGAGCCCGGCAAGTCGGCGGCCTTTGGTTTTGGCATTCACCAATGTCCCGGTGACAGGCTGGCCCGGATCATGATTGAGGAGGCGTTGAAGGCCCTGCTGACGCGCTGGGATCAGCCCCGGCTGGCCATTGCCCAAGACCAGCTCGCCTGGCAGAAGTCGATGGTTTTCCGCGGGTTGGCGGTATTGCCGGTGGAGATTTGA
- a CDS encoding Lrp/AsnC family transcriptional regulator has protein sequence MSLSAPTLPVEHTDEINTRILEVSEDQIKGFHRHPFQFVAKQTGLSLETVLERVQGMLKAGVIRRVRQTLLANKLADGGLVAWNIDNDKLDAAFDFMFKQDPFSGHVVLRSTDRDVSGSDFKLWTTVKVPVGKQISEHCDVLQRLVGAKEYIIMQPKGIFALGVGHVRRKTMELGDKAEVPAEMITPDIVELSPLEWEVLVAMKRDFAPDEIVAEPWVGRAAEIGISVEKFCEVAQGFDDKGILGRFSTFLEHVKPSQSGVRVTRFNALFHWRVEEGMQQRAGSEVGRHHIMTHAYWREGGPRFANANIMGVVHGTDRARVLEHKAAIDQHLENIGIPVLYTNVFWGGRSEIKPSEISPKVFAEWHEKWKDAGLVI, from the coding sequence ATGTCACTTTCTGCACCTACCCTTCCTGTCGAACACACCGACGAAATCAACACCCGGATCCTTGAGGTTTCAGAGGATCAGATCAAAGGGTTTCACCGCCACCCGTTTCAGTTTGTGGCGAAGCAGACGGGGCTTTCGTTGGAGACGGTGCTGGAGCGTGTTCAAGGAATGTTGAAGGCGGGCGTGATCCGCCGGGTGCGGCAGACCTTGCTGGCGAACAAGCTGGCGGATGGCGGTCTGGTGGCGTGGAACATCGACAACGACAAGCTGGATGCGGCGTTTGATTTCATGTTCAAGCAGGACCCGTTCAGCGGTCATGTGGTCTTGCGTTCGACGGATCGTGATGTGAGTGGATCGGATTTCAAGTTGTGGACGACGGTCAAGGTGCCGGTGGGCAAGCAGATTTCCGAGCATTGTGATGTGCTGCAGCGGCTGGTGGGCGCGAAGGAATACATCATCATGCAGCCGAAGGGCATCTTTGCCTTGGGTGTGGGGCATGTGCGGCGCAAGACCATGGAGCTTGGCGACAAGGCGGAAGTGCCGGCGGAAATGATCACGCCGGATATCGTCGAACTTTCACCTTTGGAGTGGGAAGTTTTGGTGGCCATGAAGCGGGATTTTGCGCCTGACGAAATCGTTGCCGAGCCATGGGTGGGAAGAGCGGCGGAGATTGGGATTTCGGTGGAGAAGTTTTGTGAAGTCGCCCAGGGGTTTGATGACAAGGGGATTTTGGGAAGATTCTCGACGTTTTTGGAGCACGTGAAACCTTCGCAATCCGGCGTTCGCGTGACGCGGTTCAACGCCTTGTTCCACTGGCGTGTGGAGGAAGGGATGCAGCAGCGTGCGGGCAGTGAAGTGGGACGTCATCACATCATGACGCATGCCTACTGGCGTGAAGGCGGACCGCGTTTTGCCAATGCCAACATCATGGGCGTGGTGCATGGGACGGACAGGGCGCGGGTGCTGGAGCACAAGGCCGCCATTGATCAGCATCTGGAGAACATTGGCATTCCCGTGCTTTATACCAATGTGTTCTGGGGCGGCCGCAGTGAGATCAAACCGAGCGAGATATCCCCCAAGGTTTTTGCCGAATGGCATGAGAAATGGAAGGATGCGGGGCTGGTGATTTGA
- a CDS encoding type II toxin-antitoxin system RelE/ParE family toxin has protein sequence MRIDYHPALEEELAEIRRYYESQSSGLGDDFVDEFERQVFSIAAMPTRWMTVKGDIRRSLMKRFPYVIFFRITGEDSIRITVVKHERRHPAFGMSRD, from the coding sequence ATGAGAATCGATTATCATCCAGCCCTTGAAGAAGAGCTTGCGGAGATTCGTCGTTACTATGAGAGCCAATCGAGCGGTCTGGGGGACGATTTTGTCGATGAATTTGAACGACAGGTCTTCAGCATCGCCGCAATGCCGACACGGTGGATGACCGTGAAAGGTGACATTCGGCGATCACTCATGAAAAGGTTTCCTTACGTGATCTTCTTCCGAATCACAGGAGAAGATTCGATTAGAATTACCGTGGTGAAGCATGAAAGACGACATCCTGCATTCGGAATGTCGAGAGACTGA
- the ribH gene encoding 6,7-dimethyl-8-ribityllumazine synthase has protein sequence MSEAAPSRPRVSTTRANIAIVASLYNEKFVQGLVDSARRELELLVPQAQVMTYRVPGAFEIPVCAEFVLRNTEPDVVIALGLIIRGATEHGDLVGASVTDALQRMAVAHVVPVVHEVLLLDDEEQARERCLGDRINRGTEAARVAVNMIQLFEKLRVTFPFPQSNG, from the coding sequence ATGTCTGAAGCCGCACCCAGTCGTCCCCGAGTTTCCACCACCCGGGCAAACATTGCCATTGTCGCCAGCCTCTATAACGAAAAATTCGTTCAAGGTTTGGTGGATTCAGCCCGGCGTGAACTCGAATTGCTGGTTCCGCAGGCGCAGGTGATGACTTATCGGGTGCCGGGCGCTTTTGAGATTCCCGTGTGCGCGGAGTTTGTGTTGCGCAATACCGAGCCGGATGTGGTGATTGCGCTGGGACTGATCATTCGCGGGGCAACCGAGCATGGCGATCTGGTCGGGGCTTCGGTGACGGACGCCCTGCAACGGATGGCCGTGGCGCATGTGGTGCCGGTGGTGCACGAGGTGCTGCTGCTGGACGACGAAGAACAGGCGCGCGAACGCTGCCTTGGCGACAGAATTAACCGCGGCACAGAAGCCGCACGGGTGGCGGTGAACATGATCCAGCTGTTTGAGAAGCTGCGCGTCACCTTTCCATTTCCTCAATCCAACGGATAA
- the nusB gene encoding transcription antitermination factor NusB: MGKRREGRQAAIQYLFAHDLHGEEEVSEQERSGFWELHSANAKVREHAEGLLQGVFAHQAEIDQRISERLENYSFERVGTVDRNILRVAVYELLYVKEIPVRVVINEAVEIARGLGDTQTRIFVNGILDKIAKVVRPQAEREAAPEPEVEEHPTTTAD, encoded by the coding sequence ATGGGCAAGCGACGCGAGGGCCGGCAGGCCGCCATTCAATATCTTTTTGCGCATGATCTCCATGGCGAAGAGGAAGTGAGCGAGCAGGAACGCAGCGGTTTTTGGGAACTGCACAGTGCGAATGCCAAGGTTCGCGAACATGCGGAGGGACTTTTGCAAGGGGTGTTTGCGCATCAGGCGGAGATCGACCAGCGCATCAGTGAGCGGTTGGAGAACTACTCGTTTGAGCGCGTGGGGACCGTGGATCGCAACATCCTGCGGGTGGCGGTTTATGAGCTGCTTTATGTGAAGGAGATTCCGGTTCGGGTGGTGATCAATGAGGCGGTGGAGATTGCCCGTGGGCTTGGCGATACGCAGACGCGGATTTTTGTGAACGGCATCCTCGACAAAATCGCGAAAGTGGTGCGTCCGCAGGCGGAGCGGGAAGCGGCGCCGGAGCCGGAGGTTGAAGAGCATCCAACGACCACGGCTGACTGA
- a CDS encoding NAD(P)H-dependent oxidoreductase, protein MPNATELLDALQWRYATKVFDPAKKIPDDTWAALEESLVLTPSSYGLQPWKFLVIKNPELREQLVPISWRQRQVADASHLVVLTVKTKIAEEDIDRFMFRIAEVRGGTPDSLVRFKQMLVGDVIDGERGQIAREWATRQAYIALGQFMTVAAVLGIDTCPMEGFEPAKYDQLLNLEAQGLTSVLLCPAGYRAEDDRYAQLPKVRFKPEDMIEYR, encoded by the coding sequence ATGCCCAACGCCACTGAACTGCTCGACGCCCTTCAGTGGCGCTACGCCACCAAGGTCTTCGATCCCGCCAAAAAAATCCCGGACGACACCTGGGCGGCGCTAGAAGAAAGCCTTGTCCTCACTCCTTCCTCCTACGGACTGCAACCGTGGAAGTTCCTTGTCATCAAAAACCCGGAGCTGCGCGAACAACTCGTCCCCATCAGCTGGCGTCAACGTCAGGTCGCCGACGCCTCCCATCTCGTCGTCCTCACCGTCAAAACCAAAATCGCTGAGGAAGACATCGACCGCTTCATGTTCCGCATCGCCGAAGTGCGCGGCGGCACCCCCGACTCCCTCGTTCGATTCAAACAAATGCTCGTCGGCGACGTCATCGACGGCGAACGCGGCCAGATCGCCCGTGAATGGGCCACCCGACAAGCCTACATCGCCCTCGGCCAGTTCATGACCGTCGCCGCCGTCCTCGGCATTGACACCTGTCCCATGGAGGGCTTCGAACCCGCCAAATACGACCAACTCCTCAACCTCGAAGCCCAGGGCCTCACCTCCGTCCTCCTCTGCCCCGCCGGCTACCGCGCCGAAGACGACCGCTACGCCCAACTCCCGAAAGTCCGCTTCAAGCCCGAGGACATGATCGAATACCGGTAG
- a CDS encoding YciI family protein, with protein sequence MNSSNEYLVLLRNTDWDEELPVEDIAKVVNEYHLWVDRMLAEGKLTGGRPLTAGGRVVSKQGGRISDGPFVESKEAIGGYLIIQAESFDEAAAIASTFPPIRQGVQLEIRELTTLCLVSQRLEKRLATA encoded by the coding sequence ATGAACTCCTCCAACGAATACCTCGTCCTTCTCCGCAACACCGACTGGGACGAAGAGCTCCCCGTCGAAGACATCGCCAAGGTCGTCAATGAATACCATCTCTGGGTGGACCGCATGCTCGCGGAGGGCAAACTGACCGGCGGACGGCCACTCACGGCAGGCGGTCGGGTGGTCAGCAAACAGGGTGGCAGAATTTCCGACGGACCCTTCGTCGAATCCAAAGAGGCCATCGGAGGTTATCTCATTATCCAGGCGGAAAGTTTCGATGAGGCTGCTGCCATCGCCAGCACCTTCCCTCCCATTCGACAAGGCGTGCAACTTGAGATCCGCGAACTCACCACGCTTTGCCTCGTCTCACAGCGACTCGAAAAACGTCTCGCAACCGCCTAA
- a CDS encoding VOC family protein: MIKVTEIAFSCYAVTDVARSLAFYEGVLGLTKTMDHEMEDGSGHWVEFDIGTGTLSIGKTPGWEPSSQGCTVGLEVENFEQAVEQIKAAGTPINMGPLETPVCHMLMISDPDGNPLIIHKRKPGHS; the protein is encoded by the coding sequence ATGATTAAGGTCACCGAAATCGCCTTCTCCTGCTACGCCGTCACTGACGTCGCCCGCTCCCTCGCCTTTTACGAAGGCGTCCTCGGTCTCACCAAAACCATGGACCACGAAATGGAAGATGGCAGTGGCCACTGGGTCGAATTCGACATCGGCACCGGCACCCTCAGCATTGGCAAAACCCCTGGTTGGGAACCCAGCAGCCAGGGCTGCACCGTTGGCCTCGAAGTCGAAAACTTCGAACAAGCCGTCGAACAGATCAAAGCCGCTGGAACCCCCATCAACATGGGCCCTCTCGAAACCCCCGTCTGCCACATGCTCATGATCAGCGATCCCGACGGCAATCCCCTCATCATCCACAAACGCAAACCTGGCCACAGCTGA
- a CDS encoding glycosyltransferase, translating to MRILITNNTLDERAGTELYVRDVAFALRAMGHEPVCFSMKLGEVAAELEAGGVRVVTDLARAHGPFDVIHGHHRIETTLAAMAYPQVPVISFCHGPKIWPESPCTMPSVVQYVAVDEACRERLITEGVAEERIVRLLNFVDLSRFPPRRPLPVKPRKALVFSNNADVGGHLSVIEETCGRFEVTVEVIGRASGKVSADPGTLMAEYDVVFAKARAAIEAMAVGCAVIQCDYFGVGWLVTSEKFDALRPLNFGYQSMDQPLTVEHLSSQMAAYDAADAAVVSARIRAEASLDQFVPQLLDVYERALGVSVPAFDPWEAAADFLKEQMEQAKEAQHRLPLMEVHLEDARRKVSTLREKAAGLKTKNERLKEQLSKQQKQGRKAWWKRSFLR from the coding sequence ATGCGCATCCTCATCACCAACAACACGTTAGACGAGCGTGCCGGCACGGAGTTGTATGTGCGTGACGTGGCGTTTGCGTTGCGGGCGATGGGACATGAGCCGGTTTGTTTCAGCATGAAGCTTGGTGAGGTGGCAGCGGAATTGGAGGCGGGAGGAGTGAGGGTGGTGACGGATTTGGCACGGGCGCATGGTCCCTTTGATGTGATTCATGGGCATCATCGCATTGAGACGACGCTGGCCGCGATGGCGTATCCGCAGGTGCCGGTGATTTCCTTTTGTCACGGACCCAAAATCTGGCCGGAGAGTCCGTGCACGATGCCCAGCGTGGTGCAATACGTCGCCGTGGATGAGGCGTGCCGGGAGAGGCTGATCACTGAAGGGGTTGCGGAGGAGAGGATTGTGCGGCTGCTTAATTTTGTGGATCTGTCGCGCTTTCCGCCTCGGCGGCCGCTGCCGGTGAAACCTCGCAAAGCGTTGGTTTTTAGCAACAACGCGGATGTGGGCGGGCATTTGTCAGTCATTGAGGAGACGTGCGGGCGGTTTGAGGTGACGGTGGAGGTGATCGGAAGAGCGTCGGGTAAAGTCTCTGCGGATCCTGGCACGTTGATGGCGGAATATGATGTGGTGTTTGCCAAAGCACGGGCGGCCATTGAGGCGATGGCCGTGGGGTGTGCGGTGATTCAGTGTGACTATTTTGGAGTGGGCTGGCTGGTCACCAGCGAGAAATTTGATGCATTGCGTCCGCTGAACTTTGGATACCAGTCGATGGACCAGCCTTTGACGGTGGAACATCTGTCGAGTCAGATGGCAGCGTATGATGCGGCGGATGCGGCGGTGGTGAGTGCCCGGATTCGTGCGGAGGCGAGTCTCGATCAATTTGTGCCGCAGCTTTTGGACGTTTATGAGCGGGCATTGGGTGTGTCAGTTCCGGCATTTGATCCTTGGGAGGCTGCGGCGGATTTTTTGAAGGAGCAAATGGAGCAGGCCAAGGAGGCACAGCATCGGCTCCCGTTGATGGAAGTTCATCTCGAAGATGCCCGCCGCAAAGTGTCGACCTTGAGGGAGAAGGCGGCCGGTTTGAAGACGAAAAACGAACGCTTGAAAGAACAACTTTCGAAGCAGCAGAAACAAGGTCGGAAGGCTTGGTGGAAAAGAAGTTTTTTGCGATGA
- the sucC gene encoding ADP-forming succinate--CoA ligase subunit beta, whose protein sequence is MNTHEYQAKELFAQSGVATPAGKVASTAAEAGAAAREIGGEGLVVKAQIHAGGRGKGTFTNGFKGGVHVINTAAEAEDIAGKMLGQTLVTHQTGPEGKLVSKVLIAKSVDIKKEYYFAILFDRASSRHALIASTEGGMNIEEVAEKTPEKIIREFVHPTLGLQAYQARKLAYTLGLTGKLANQAVKLFTSLWTLYIQRDCSLVEVNPLAITSDDQVVALDAKFNFDDNALYRQKDVAALRDITEEDPREVAASEYGLSYIGLDGDIACLVNGAGLAMSTMDIIKFHGGEPANFLDVGGGATKEQVTAAFKIILGDPNVKGILVNIFGGIMDCDIIAHGIIAAAQEVSLTIPLVVRLEGNNVEAGKATLANSGLAITSADDLTDAAAKIVAAVKAA, encoded by the coding sequence CCGCCCGCGAAATCGGCGGCGAAGGCCTCGTCGTCAAAGCCCAAATCCACGCCGGCGGTCGCGGCAAGGGCACCTTCACCAACGGCTTCAAAGGTGGCGTCCACGTCATCAACACCGCCGCCGAAGCCGAAGACATTGCCGGTAAAATGCTCGGCCAGACCCTCGTCACCCACCAGACCGGACCCGAAGGCAAACTCGTCAGCAAAGTCCTCATCGCCAAATCCGTCGACATCAAAAAAGAATACTACTTCGCCATCCTCTTCGACCGCGCCTCCAGCCGCCACGCCCTCATCGCCAGCACCGAAGGCGGCATGAACATCGAAGAAGTCGCCGAAAAGACCCCTGAAAAAATCATCCGCGAATTCGTCCACCCCACCCTCGGCCTCCAGGCCTACCAGGCACGCAAACTCGCCTACACCCTCGGCCTCACCGGCAAGCTGGCCAACCAGGCCGTCAAACTCTTCACCTCCCTCTGGACCCTCTACATTCAGCGCGACTGCTCCCTCGTCGAAGTCAACCCCCTCGCCATCACCAGCGATGACCAGGTCGTCGCCCTCGACGCCAAATTCAACTTCGACGACAACGCCCTCTACCGTCAAAAAGACGTCGCCGCCCTGCGCGACATCACCGAGGAAGACCCGCGCGAAGTCGCCGCCAGCGAATACGGCCTCAGCTACATCGGACTCGACGGCGACATCGCCTGCCTCGTCAACGGTGCCGGCCTCGCCATGTCCACCATGGACATCATCAAATTCCACGGCGGCGAACCTGCCAACTTCCTCGACGTCGGCGGCGGCGCCACCAAAGAGCAGGTCACCGCAGCGTTTAAAATCATCCTCGGCGATCCCAACGTCAAAGGCATCCTCGTCAACATCTTCGGCGGCATCATGGACTGCGACATCATCGCCCACGGCATCATCGCCGCCGCCCAGGAAGTCTCACTGACCATCCCCCTCGTCGTCCGCCTCGAAGGCAACAACGTCGAAGCCGGCAAAGCCACCCTCGCCAACAGCGGCCTCGCCATCACCAGCGCCGACGACCTCACCGACGCCGCCGCCAAAATCGTCGCCGCCGTCAAAGCCGCTTAA
- a CDS encoding addiction module protein, translating into MSIDQIAPEALKLPARDRALLAASLWESIDDPYAASIHVSDDEAVALAIAREEEIDSGLVSPISHSDLMLRLRQ; encoded by the coding sequence ATGAGTATCGACCAAATTGCACCTGAGGCTCTCAAGCTGCCAGCTAGGGACCGAGCACTTTTGGCAGCATCCCTATGGGAGAGCATTGATGATCCCTATGCAGCCTCCATTCATGTCAGCGACGACGAAGCCGTCGCACTGGCGATCGCTCGTGAGGAGGAGATTGACTCTGGTTTGGTATCTCCCATTTCACATTCGGATCTCATGCTGCGTCTCCGACAATGA
- the ftsY gene encoding signal recognition particle-docking protein FtsY, whose translation MAGFFTKILQKFSNPEIDWDELEAQLIGGDLGVKLSMQIVQELRDQQRTLHGHDIVDVTKEHIKKILPPPRPPFLAFEDKPKVILVVGVNGTGKTTSSAKLAHLLKKQGHSVMLAAADTFRAAAVEQLEVWSKRIEVPIIKGPPNADPSAVCFDAYNAAVARKVSFLLCDTAGRLHTRHNLMEELRKVERIVGKKDESAPHEVLLVVDATTGSNALQQAREFHKAVPLTGLIVTKLDGSGKGGIVVAIQQELGIPTRFVGTGEQVDDFKAFNATEFLDQML comes from the coding sequence GTGGCCGGCTTCTTCACCAAGATTCTCCAAAAGTTCTCCAACCCCGAAATCGATTGGGATGAACTGGAGGCGCAGTTGATTGGAGGAGATTTGGGCGTCAAATTGTCGATGCAGATCGTGCAGGAATTGCGTGATCAACAGCGCACCCTGCACGGGCATGACATTGTCGACGTTACCAAGGAGCACATCAAAAAAATCCTTCCGCCGCCTCGTCCGCCGTTTCTGGCGTTTGAGGACAAACCCAAGGTGATTTTGGTGGTGGGCGTGAACGGGACGGGCAAAACGACGTCTTCGGCCAAGCTTGCGCATTTGTTGAAGAAGCAGGGTCACAGCGTGATGCTGGCGGCGGCGGATACCTTTCGTGCGGCGGCGGTGGAGCAGTTGGAGGTGTGGTCGAAGCGCATTGAAGTGCCGATCATCAAAGGTCCGCCCAATGCCGATCCCAGCGCGGTCTGTTTCGATGCCTACAATGCGGCGGTCGCTCGCAAAGTGAGTTTTCTCCTGTGCGATACGGCGGGTCGGCTGCACACCCGGCACAATTTGATGGAGGAGTTGCGCAAGGTGGAGCGCATTGTCGGAAAAAAAGACGAGAGCGCGCCGCACGAGGTGCTGTTGGTGGTGGATGCGACGACGGGCAGCAATGCGCTGCAACAGGCGCGTGAGTTTCACAAGGCGGTGCCTTTGACGGGGTTGATCGTCACCAAACTCGACGGCAGCGGCAAGGGCGGCATCGTGGTGGCCATTCAACAGGAGCTGGGCATTCCCACGCGTTTTGTGGGCACCGGTGAGCAGGTGGATGACTTTAAGGCGTTTAATGCCACCGAGTTCCTGGACCAGATGTTGTGA
- the sucD gene encoding succinate--CoA ligase subunit alpha encodes MSILVTPETRILVQGITGDFGSRHAKASLDYGTQLVAGVTPGKGGQVFEHGSHKVPVYNTVADAAKQSGATVAVIFVPPPFAADAILEGVDAGLDLVVCITEGIPVNDMIRVKSAMQGSKTRLIGPNCPGLVTPGTGEKSHGGCRIGIAPGYIHKRGNVGVVSRSGTLTYEAVWQLTTRGYGQSTCVGIGGDPVNGTSHLDVLKMFNEDPETEAIIMIGEIGGTAEVEAARWAKDNCKKPIAGFIAGATAPPGRRMGHAGAIVGGEDDTAEAKKRILAECGIAVSDSPADMATTLLKLWGKA; translated from the coding sequence ATGTCCATCCTCGTCACACCCGAAACCCGCATTCTCGTTCAAGGCATCACCGGTGACTTCGGTTCCCGCCACGCCAAAGCCTCCCTCGACTACGGCACCCAGCTCGTCGCCGGCGTCACTCCAGGAAAAGGCGGCCAGGTCTTCGAACACGGCAGCCACAAAGTCCCCGTCTACAACACCGTCGCCGACGCCGCCAAACAATCCGGTGCCACCGTCGCCGTCATTTTCGTCCCACCCCCCTTTGCCGCCGACGCCATCCTTGAAGGCGTCGATGCCGGACTCGACCTCGTCGTCTGCATCACCGAAGGCATCCCCGTCAACGACATGATCCGCGTCAAATCCGCCATGCAAGGCAGCAAAACCCGCCTCATCGGCCCCAACTGCCCCGGCCTCGTCACCCCCGGCACCGGCGAAAAATCCCACGGCGGCTGCCGCATCGGCATCGCCCCCGGCTACATCCACAAACGCGGCAACGTCGGTGTCGTCTCCCGCTCCGGCACTCTTACTTACGAAGCCGTCTGGCAGCTCACCACCCGTGGTTATGGCCAAAGCACCTGCGTCGGTATCGGTGGCGACCCCGTCAACGGCACCAGCCATCTCGACGTCCTCAAAATGTTTAACGAAGACCCAGAGACCGAAGCCATCATTATGATTGGCGAAATCGGCGGCACCGCTGAAGTCGAAGCCGCCCGCTGGGCCAAAGACAACTGCAAAAAGCCCATCGCCGGATTCATCGCCGGAGCCACCGCACCTCCCGGACGCCGCATGGGCCACGCCGGAGCCATTGTGGGTGGTGAAGACGACACCGCCGAAGCCAAAAAGCGCATCCTCGCCGAGTGCGGCATTGCCGTCTCCGACTCCCCCGCCGACATGGCCACCACCCTCCTCAAACTCTGGGGCAAAGCCTGA